In Chromobacterium rhizoryzae, one genomic interval encodes:
- the entS gene encoding enterobactin transporter EntS gives MKKSPIFVDFSLLRLNPHFRSIFIARMISVFAFGILMVAVPVQIHQLTGSTLQVGAAMALDGVGMFAGLMCGGVLADRMDRRRLILLGRSLCGLGFLALALNGFMTNPSVLALYVVSAWDGFFSGIGITSLMASIPVLVGRENLPAAGALSMLTMRIGGVLSPLLGGLIIAAVGVNWNYLLAGVGTLATLIPLTRLPSLKPQGGEPAHPLRSLLEGFQFLWQNKVVGAVVAVGTLQTLLSAVRVLYPSLAEDGYGGGAFEVGLMYSAVPLGAMIGAFTSGWVGGLSRPGAVMLSCVLASSLSIASLGLVHHLAYGLLALALLGYFGSIASLLQFTLVQGNTPDHLLGRVNSLWNAQDVVGDGLGALGLGALARALAPLTAVGWFGAAAAAASLAMCGAFASLRRLAGGAAAEVEAAGEPARQGAGS, from the coding sequence ATGAAAAAGTCGCCTATCTTCGTTGATTTCAGCCTGCTCAGGCTCAACCCGCATTTCCGCTCCATCTTCATCGCCCGCATGATCTCGGTGTTCGCCTTCGGCATCCTGATGGTGGCGGTGCCGGTGCAAATCCATCAGCTCACCGGCTCCACGCTGCAAGTGGGCGCGGCGATGGCGCTGGACGGCGTCGGCATGTTCGCCGGCCTGATGTGCGGCGGCGTGCTGGCGGACCGCATGGACCGCCGCCGGCTGATCCTGCTGGGCCGCTCGCTGTGCGGCCTGGGCTTTCTGGCGCTGGCGCTCAACGGCTTCATGACCAACCCCTCGGTGCTGGCGCTCTACGTGGTGTCGGCCTGGGACGGTTTTTTCAGCGGCATCGGCATCACCTCGCTGATGGCGTCCATCCCGGTGCTGGTCGGCCGTGAAAACCTGCCGGCCGCCGGCGCGCTGAGCATGCTGACCATGCGCATCGGCGGCGTGCTGTCGCCCTTGCTGGGCGGCCTGATCATCGCCGCCGTCGGGGTCAACTGGAACTATCTGCTGGCCGGCGTCGGCACCCTGGCCACCCTGATCCCGCTGACGCGTTTGCCGTCCTTGAAGCCGCAGGGCGGGGAGCCGGCGCACCCGCTGCGTTCCTTGCTGGAGGGTTTCCAGTTCCTGTGGCAGAACAAGGTGGTGGGCGCGGTGGTGGCGGTGGGCACGCTGCAAACCCTGCTCAGCGCGGTGCGGGTGTTGTATCCCTCGCTGGCAGAGGACGGTTACGGCGGCGGCGCTTTCGAGGTGGGCCTGATGTATTCGGCGGTGCCCTTGGGCGCGATGATAGGCGCGTTCACCAGCGGTTGGGTGGGCGGTTTGAGCCGCCCCGGCGCGGTGATGTTGAGCTGCGTGCTGGCTTCGTCGCTGAGCATCGCCTCCTTGGGTCTGGTCCATCATCTGGCTTACGGCCTGCTGGCCTTGGCCTTGCTGGGTTATTTCGGTTCGATCGCGTCCTTGTTGCAGTTCACCTTGGTGCAGGGCAATACGCCGGATCATTTGCTGGGCCGGGTGAACAGCCTGTGGAACGCGCAGGATGTGGTGGGCGACGGTCTGGGCGCTTTGGGTCTGGGCGCGCTGGCGCGGGCCTTGGCGCCGTTGACGGCGGTGGGCTGGTTCGGCGCGGCGGCCGCGGCGGCCAGCCTGGCGATGTGCGGGGCTTTTGCTTCTTTGCGGCGTTTGGCCGG